Below is a window of Dictyostelium discoideum AX4 chromosome 1 chromosome, whole genome shotgun sequence DNA.
AACTGGTGAAACCTCTGAACGTGTTGGTAATTCTCATCCAAGTATTTCACCTTATGATTCTTTAAAAACTAAAGATGGTTTCATGGTAGTTgcaattggtaataatactCAATTTCAATCAATGTGTAATGTTTTAGGTTTACCTCATTTATCAACTAATCCTTTATTCTCTACAAATCCATCAAGAGTTTTAAATCGTAAACAATTACTTTCAATTCTAACAAatgaaactttaaaatttaatactgatgatattgttaaattattaggTGATTCAAATGTACCTTGTtcaccaattaattcaattgataaagttgTAAAtcataaacaaattaaacaTAGAAATATGATTTGGAATTTAcctttaaatgaaaataataataataatttaaataataataatttaaataataataatagtaataataatttaaataataataataataataataaaaatattcaaaatgatAAAGGTGAATATATAatgaattcaattaatttaattggtaatCCAATTCATTTTAGTGAAACAAATATTCATACACCTTCAAGtataaaaagtaatattCCACCACCTTTTTTAGGTCAACATActgatgaaattttaaaaaatattggtttaaatgaaaatcaaattttaaatttaaaaaataataatattgttcaataatttataaaatatttaataatatttatttattttttaatttttttaatattcatgtaaataataaatatttgggtagtgtaataaaaaatttaattaaacatagaataatataatttatttatttattattgttttttttttttttgtttaaaaaaaaaaataaaaaaaaaataaaaaaaaaaaaataataataataataaagatatgATGAGTGATTGCTAAatgattaaattttatttacaagGTATTcatataaaagaaaaaaaaaaaataaaaaaataaaaaataaaagaaataaaaaaagaaaaaaaaatcatcttGTTTCTCCTCAATTGTTAATATAGAGAGGTAAAAACAGTTGTATAGCGATTACAAAATTAAGTGACGACAAcaatttttttacaaataataattataattaaaatgctattgataaagataaaattttttttttttaacacacAAAAAATAGCAACAAcacacaaataattttttaattgtatttttattttttttttgcaatattaaaaaaaaaaaaaataataataaaaaaaaaaaaaaatagatttaaaaatttaatataaattaattttttttttcattttcaatatcattatttacattaaaaaataaattaataaagttttattaaaaaaaaaaaaaaaaaaaaagtaaaattaaaatttaaaatggaATTATTAGTTGGTGGTACAATTTTAGGTGCATTAACATATGCATATAGTTCATTAAAAAGAACTATTCCAGAAGGTGCTCATGCATGTTCACCATTTTATCCAGAGAAATATGTTGGAAAATGGTATGAAATCGCTCGtttagatttttattatgaaaGAGATATGAATAATGTTAGTGCAGAGTAtacattaaataaagatgGTACAATTAGTGTTATTAATAGTGGTTATAATTATGTTGAAAAGAAGAGAGAATCAGTAAATGGAAAGGCTTTATTTGTACATGGTTCAGATGAAGCAATGTTAAAAGTTTCCTTTTTTGGTCCATTTTATGCTGGTTACAATGTTATTGCAATTGATCCTGATTATAAATATGCATTGGTTGCCGGTAGAAGTTTAGATTATTTATGGATACTCTCAAGAGAAACTTCAATTCCAgatcatattaaaaaacaatatttagAATTAGCTGAATCAATTGGTTATAATacttcaaaattaatttggaCTGAacatgataatattaataataaaaaggattaatcattaatttttaataataataataataaataatattaataattataataaatattttcagcgctaccattattattatttttttttttttttaaaatatatttattaatttatttattttttttaattcattattattattaatattactaatattatttaaaaaaaaaaaaaaaaaaaaaattaaaataaatgattatataagtaaatcaaaaaaaaaaaaaaatttggataTTAAAATTCTGAAATGAATTGAATCATTGATCTGGTAAATTTgtcatttttatttcattttttttttttttatttttttcgaGTCTGAATAAAAAAGATACCAGAGTTAATCCTTCactgatattattttttgttttttgttttttgttttttttttttttttttttttttttttttttttgttttattacctttttttttttttctatttttttttttttttgttttattacctttttttttttttctatttttttttttttttctatttttattaatcaattcctatttttatttattttttaacacGCAGTTTCTTTCggttggatttttttttttttttaaaaaaaaataaaaataaaaaaaaaaccaaaataaaaaaaaaagaaatcaaaaaaaatattcaccACATTTTCACCACCACGCCCATAACACTTATAATAGTTTTGTAGTAATACATTGAATAacttttattcttttttttaattttttttttttttaattttttaatttttttatttatttatttttaatataaaaatggtaaaCACAAGAGATTTTCTTCCTAAAACCACACATTACTTAAAAGTTCCGATTATTGGTTTAAATGCAATTCTCTGGGTAagtttatattaatttatattaaaataaaataaaaataaatactaatactttttcattttattattattattattattattattattattattattattattattattattattattattattattattattttttaattatttattataattatttatagttaCTTGggtaaattttatattttttgatagattttttttttttttttcaattaatttattattaactaaatttttaaatatatatatatatatatatatttttaatttagacTTGTTTTAATAGTTGTTGGATCAGTTTGTATAagttttttttcaaattttaaagagtTTACCAAAGAATCAGGATATAAGAATGCATTATCGAATCTTACAACCAGTGCACCAACTGGTGTTTTAGTTATTGgtatatttttcattttattaacaCTTGTTGGTTGCTTTGTAGCATATAAAGAGAAATTGGTTGGTTTGGTTTTATATACAATGTTAATGCTAATTTTATTGGTTGTAttaattggtattggtggtaAAGCTTTAACATTAGATAAAGAGGATGCTGTATCTATTATTGGTACATCATGGGTACAAATTTCAAACTCTTTAAAGAATTCCACAATTACAAAATTGGAAGATTTTTTagaatgttgttgttggtccGAATCTTATTCCAATCAAACCTATAAAGACCTTTGTCcaaaagatgatgatggaaatattaaatatgaaGATACCTATTGCGAAGGTATCTTTACTAAACAAGTTTCAAGTAAATTAGTTTTAGGTATTTatcattctatttttattactattattgtgttgaatatttttttattatttttttttttgaaaatactaatttatttaatattttagttGGTATTGCTGGTGTAGTTATTGGATGTATTGAATTTGTTGCAATGGCATTATCACTCTTTTTAATCATTCGTATTTGTCGTTCTCCACGTAGTAGAGCCTAtgatcaatattaataaaagtaaaactatttatttttctattttacaAATTGTCATCTCCAATTTTTATGCTTggttggtaaaaaaaaaaaaaaaaaataaacaaaataaaaagttattgtaaacacaaaaaaaaaaaaaaactaaaaaaaaaaaaaaaaaaaaaaaaaaaagtgatttcACCAGGGATTATTAggaaaaatttaattttaatttttatatttttttttttgggtttacaataactttttaaaataaattcttaggtaatatattttttttttttataattattaacatatgttatcttcttttttattttttattttttaattattttcaatagtgatgtttataaataaacaaagaaATAATGGGAAACTCTAACAAGCCTTTGAGTGATTAGATTTTCAATCATTTCCTCTTCCATAATCCAatgtatttatatattaatatctaaaattGGAGCTTGGTTATTTAACCCACCTCttctattaaaaattatttaaataaagttaaaactcattaattttattttattttattttgaaaaaaaaaaaaaaaaaaaaaaaaaaaacattaccCTGTCCTTgcatttgttttaatttttaaaataaatatagaagggaataaaatattgttattattattaattaaactaaataaataattaattttttagtttccaaaaaatttatttgtttttcaaatttttttttttaaaaaaaaaaaaaataaaaataaaaaaaaataaaaattaaaagatagggatattgattttttttcctcTCAGTTGGTGTggtgatattaaataataaaattcaatgTGTAGTAGAAAGaaagatattttatatattgttAAAGAatgtaattataatttattttgttaaattttttttttttttttttttttttttttttttttttgtaaattgatTTGTtggaatttgaaaaaaaggaattgaaaataatactatctaaataattttaaatctttcaGGTCTGTAAATAATGGTTTGATAAACTAAAATTCTAACTATGTAGTGTATTGTTAATTGTAAgatatcaccatcatcacttGATATACTAAAATTTTGAGTTAGCATAAATAAAAggttatttttcaaaaatttaaaatcatcaaattccCTATTTAAATCCAATACATAGTTCCCtatttgtatttgaaaaGGAAGATATTTTTTGAGAGTTTTAAAGGGTTCTAAACACTTTTTAACAAGCTCATCCTCCTCATTCATAGGCATTGTTTctggtattttttttgaaaacgCCAAACAGAAAAATTGACTTTCATAATTGAATGGGTTTTCCACAAAATTtacaataaattttaaaccaaACTTTTTGAAACTATCAATTATTTCATCTGAATCGATTgcctttttaaaatttgaaaatgggATTGAAGGTGTTTCATTAAACCACGATGCTTTGAGTAgatttttagattttggtCTGAGGCTTTGATCATAATTTAGAGCCAGTTTTAATACATCTTGACATTCTTGAGTTAAATTATTGGGGATTGGGGGCGAACGACTTTGATTATTTCTTTGACCTCTCCATGGATCACTGCCAACAATCATCTCTAAAACGGTACACCCAAAACTCCAAATATCACATTTTCTactaaaatttgaattgtCTTTTTCTAAAATCTCTGGGGGTGCCCACAATGGTGTCCCACAAGCAGTTCTGAAATTGGTGTCGTTATTGATTGCTTTATATGATAAACCAAAATCTCCTAATATTGGCTCACCATTATCACTCAAATATATATTACCACCTTTGATATCTCTATGAATAATTGGTGGTTTTAATGAATGTATATAAACAATTGCTTTTAATATCGATATTGAAATCATTCTTGCCTTTGATTCACTTAATGCTGATATTTTAACAGTATCTGCGATTGAaccttttttataaaaaggtGTCGCgatgtaataataatctttatctttatgatatccaattatttttaaaatatttgggTGATTTATTGAATAAAGAATATTGATTTCATTTACaatctatatttttttattttaaaaaaaaaatcaaaaggtTAATATTTTGATCATAAGATTccaat
It encodes the following:
- the tspC gene encoding tetraspanin family protein; this translates as MVNTRDFLPKTTHYLKVPIIGLNAILWLLGLVLIVVGSVCISFFSNFKEFTKESGYKNALSNLTTSAPTGVLVIGIFFILLTLVGCFVAYKEKLVGLVLYTMLMLILLVVLIGIGGKALTLDKEDAVSIIGTSWVQISNSLKNSTITKLEDFLECCCWSESYSNQTYKDLCPKDDDGNIKYEDTYCEGIFTKQVSSKLVLVGIAGVVIGCIEFVAMALSLFLIIRICRSPRSRAYDQY